In Candidatus Poribacteria bacterium, the following are encoded in one genomic region:
- a CDS encoding SDR family NAD(P)-dependent oxidoreductase, with amino-acid sequence MDIRLNNKVAVITGASTGIGAATAIEYAKAGAKIVFGDINEEDAKKTLNTIVEAGGIAKFQRTNVTVETEVANLMETADTEYGGIDVLVTSAGVLRGPSVRIDDFEAVTFDSVIDVNLKGTFFALKHAVPIMKRGGGVILCIASGAGVRGGSSSVAYASSKGGVNGLVMTVENQVASMNIRMHTICPGGLATPLKLGQIAESAERDGQDPDAAVANARNSLGDPSGVARVLTFLASDAGSYTRGQIFTR; translated from the coding sequence ATGGATATTCGACTTAACAATAAGGTGGCTGTGATTACTGGTGCGTCTACCGGTATTGGTGCCGCGACTGCGATTGAATATGCGAAAGCAGGCGCAAAAATCGTCTTCGGTGACATCAACGAAGAAGACGCTAAAAAAACACTCAATACAATTGTTGAAGCAGGTGGGATCGCCAAATTTCAACGTACCAATGTCACCGTCGAAACTGAAGTCGCGAATTTGATGGAAACCGCTGATACGGAATACGGTGGGATTGACGTTCTGGTAACGTCCGCAGGTGTTTTACGTGGACCGAGTGTCCGCATCGATGATTTTGAAGCCGTAACTTTCGATTCAGTTATTGACGTGAATCTCAAAGGCACTTTTTTTGCTCTCAAACATGCTGTCCCAATCATGAAAAGAGGTGGCGGTGTTATCTTGTGTATCGCCTCTGGTGCTGGGGTTCGCGGGGGCAGCTCATCGGTTGCTTACGCTTCGAGCAAGGGTGGCGTCAACGGGCTTGTAATGACGGTAGAAAATCAGGTTGCGTCAATGAACATCCGTATGCATACTATCTGTCCTGGTGGACTTGCGACTCCACTGAAACTCGGACAGATCGCAGAATCGGCGGAGCGGGATGGACAAGATCCAGATGCGGCAGTTGCCAATGCACGTAATTCACTCGGTGACCCGTCAGGGGTCGCACGGGTACTCACGTTTCTCGCCTCTGATGCGGGTTCATACACCCGCGGGCAGATTTTCACGAGATAG
- a CDS encoding TonB family protein encodes MNRSIQFLNKSVSLSICVHLIGVAIAAFSIVGTVDRHGDAIVAEFVSLPETKPMLKPRRLKVPSFTQPDFIRSQPQRIRTISEVAHTPESQTQLIVDRLPVSTVHQTTPTEIGINGVKPLQDSLPFRSPDRGSHSIPLTRQRIPRPESILTPTVIASAETSELPSVPALQDKPTQNARFFRKVDPIYPESARLSHKAGLVVLEATIGRDGIARDIKVIKVIEISGLGCEEAAITALKASRFVPAKRGKEVVSQRLRIPYRFQFKS; translated from the coding sequence ATGAACAGGTCTATCCAATTTCTGAACAAGTCTGTCTCTCTCTCTATCTGCGTCCACTTGATAGGTGTTGCAATCGCAGCATTCTCTATCGTCGGGACAGTAGATAGACACGGCGATGCGATCGTCGCTGAATTTGTCTCGCTCCCGGAGACAAAACCTATGCTCAAACCCCGTCGCCTCAAAGTGCCATCATTCACACAGCCAGATTTTATTCGCTCACAGCCACAGCGTATTCGGACGATTTCAGAAGTCGCACACACACCAGAAAGCCAGACACAACTCATCGTTGATAGGCTTCCGGTTTCGACTGTTCATCAGACAACCCCAACAGAGATTGGAATAAACGGTGTAAAACCGCTTCAGGATAGTTTACCATTCCGATCACCGGATCGCGGTTCACATTCGATCCCTCTGACCCGCCAACGGATACCACGTCCAGAGTCGATCTTGACACCAACGGTCATTGCGAGTGCTGAAACCTCTGAACTTCCATCAGTTCCAGCGCTGCAGGACAAACCGACACAAAATGCCCGGTTCTTCCGCAAAGTTGATCCGATATACCCCGAATCTGCCCGTCTTTCCCACAAGGCGGGACTCGTCGTGCTTGAAGCGACGATCGGTCGAGACGGCATAGCGAGAGACATTAAAGTTATCAAGGTGATCGAGATTAGTGGGTTGGGGTGCGAAGAAGCGGCAATTACGGCACTCAAAGCATCCCGATTCGTGCCCGCGAAACGGGGCAAAGAGGTTGTCAGTCAGCGACTCCGTATTCCTTATCGCTTCCAATTTAAAAGTTAA